GCGCCAGGCGCGTATTCACTTCGTGCATGCGATTGCAGGCGGCGGTTTGCCCAGTCATGGCGAGGAAGGCATGTATGTAAGACGCAACCAGCCTGTTCAGCGGCGAAGGTTTATCCATGACTTCACGCTTAAACTCCGCCGCGGTCATGCGCAAGGCTGTTCCGGCAATCTGTACGATGGTGCGGCTGTTTGTGGTCTCCTGCTGCAGCCAGAACTGGATTCCAACCACACCTTCGATGCCCATGAGTCCGATCTCGACGCTGGATCCATCGCGCAGGTCCTGCAAAGTGGAAGTAACAAGATCGATCGGAAAGTAGATATACCGAATCGGCTGATCGGGTTCGATGAGATGTTTGCCGACCTCGATTTCAACTGGATCAAGCAGCGGAAGCAAGCGCCGGCGCTCGTCTTCGGGTAATGCCGCCAGGATAAGGTTGTCGCGACCGTTCTGATATTGCACTCATAGATTTGAGCGCATTTTCACTCCAGAATGACCCACGCAAAGATGCGCCCGCAGAGTCTCGATCCGGGGTACGCCGTGTGAGTGCGACCTTGCCGCTGTTCTGTGAACAGGCTTCAGGCCGATGTGGATTGTGTCTTCGGAGCGGACGTGGAAAGAGAGCGTGATCGGCGCCCCATCGCCTTCAGCATGGAGTTGTTGAGTTTTGTTAATAGTTGACTTGTATCCTCGAGCCGCTTCTGCATCGAGGCGGCGCGGGCGTGGCTCAGACGTGCCTTCTGATAGATTTCGTCAACTCGCAGTGCGTTGATGAACTTACCGCCGCGTACTGGACTACGATTGAGCCAGACATCAACTTCGTCTGAAAACGCGAGGACAGCACTGCGCGGTGACCCGGCAGGACGGTGAATGGGAAACCCAAGCCGCACTTCGTAGCGCTGAATTGTCCGCACGCCGCGGCCGGTATAATTCGAGATCTCTTTCCATGAATGTAGAACCTGACGAGTGGACGAGACCTGCGGGTTCATCGTAAATTCCTTCGCGTTCAAGTACATTCTAATCCCGTTTGAGTCGCGGGAACGGAAATGTTTCTCCTTAATCCACCACGAATGGCAGCGATTTTTTCGTCAGATGGGTCCAGGCCTTTTCCAATGCGCCATGCCCGAAATCATGCGGTTGATCAGCTCACAATTTTGGCCGACGCCTTTGCTCCCGTGCTTTACGCGCGTTGGCACGTTGCTGTGTGATGCGCGCCCGGAGCCGCTCAGTGCGTTCGTGAGCTACTTCCAGCGATTCATGCAGGTCGTGGGCCTCTTCCAGCAGCAGGCGAGTCTTGGCAGTGGCTCTCTCGGCGGCCTTCACGAGTTCTTCGAGGGTTTTTTTCTTTTCCGGCACAGCAAGATTGAGCCTCTAACTTACCTGTTCCACCTGCTCGGTAGTTTCTTCTTCGGTCCCCTCAGCTTCGCTCTGGCGGCGCTTTGAGCCTAGCAACACTTCCCGCAACACAGCAGCATGATGGGTGCGCTCAGTA
This genomic interval from Terriglobales bacterium contains the following:
- a CDS encoding Crp/Fnr family transcriptional regulator; protein product: MQYQNGRDNLILAALPEDERRRLLPLLDPVEIEVGKHLIEPDQPIRYIYFPIDLVTSTLQDLRDGSSVEIGLMGIEGVVGIQFWLQQETTNSRTIVQIAGTALRMTAAEFKREVMDKPSPLNRLVASYIHAFLAMTGQTAACNRMHEVNTRLARWLSLIYDRVQRPEFAMRQEFMAMMLGVHRPAVTIAASTLQTAGLISYRRGHITIDDPVGLRESACECYGIIEAQFDKMFGQDWRERAQASRLSV